The genomic window CTTACCGTCTGAGTTCAAGGATTTTATAGCTCTAACAACGGGAGCTGCTCCCCAGGAAACTGATAGCCCAAATGTTGCCAGGCCTGGGGGGTGGCCATCCGTCCGCGGGGTGTCCGTTGCAGATAGCCAATTTTCATCAGATAAGGCTCATAAACCTCTTCAATCGTTTGGGCATCTTCCCCCGTCGCAGCAGCCAAAGCATCTAAGCCCGCTGGCCCACCTCGATAGGTTTCAATTAAAACAGTTAGTAGGCGGCGGTCTGTCCAATCTAGCCCCTTGGGGTCAACATTAAACAGTTCCAAGGCTTCCTGAGCAATCAGATCCGTAATCTTGCCCTGATGCTTAACTGCCCCATAGTCTCGGACGCGTTTTAGTAACCGATTGGCAATTCGCGGTGTCCCCCTAGCCCGCCGAGCAATTTCTAAACAGGCCTCTGGAGTTACCGTAGCTTGCAAAATTTGGGCTGTCCGACTGATGATTTGACTTAACTCCTCGGGATTATAAAAACGTAAGCGTTGAATCAACCCAAAGCGATCTCGTAAGGGGGATGTTAAGGCTCCGGCCCGGGTTGTTGCACCGACCAGGGTAAAGCGTTGTAACGGCAAGCTCCGACTCCGGGCACTCTGACCTTTACCAATGGTGATG from Pseudocalidococcus azoricus BACA0444 includes these protein-coding regions:
- the ruvB gene encoding Holliday junction branch migration DNA helicase RuvB, translated to MPILSSAANPEPIPNLLQAKPLPEDAPNRPEEKIRPQSLAEYVGQGELKQVLDIAIQAAKSRQEYLDHLLLYGPPGLGKTTIALILAAEMGVTCKVTSAPALERPRDIVGLLVNLKPGDILFIDEIHRLSRMTEELLYPAMEDFRLDITIGKGQSARSRSLPLQRFTLVGATTRAGALTSPLRDRFGLIQRLRFYNPEELSQIISRTAQILQATVTPEACLEIARRARGTPRIANRLLKRVRDYGAVKHQGKITDLIAQEALELFNVDPKGLDWTDRRLLTVLIETYRGGPAGLDALAAATGEDAQTIEEVYEPYLMKIGYLQRTPRGRMATPQAWQHLGYQFPGEQLPLLEL